The following coding sequences are from one Streptomyces sp. NBC_00536 window:
- a CDS encoding flavin reductase family protein, with protein MTALTATTATDTTTDAAKAAPGPVLPGSPDLLRSVFRQHAAGVAVITSVSGGRPAGFTATSLNSVSADPPLLSFTIGTGSSSWPAIRDSEHVGVHILGEHQRELAGLFSRTGADRFGPATDWAAGPHGVPLLDGVLAWLVCRIVARVPAGAHRVIIAEAVAGDPAGEGRPLLYHQGRFNALRD; from the coding sequence GGCCCCCGGCCCCGTCCTGCCCGGCTCGCCCGACCTGCTGCGCTCCGTCTTCCGGCAGCACGCCGCCGGAGTCGCGGTGATCACCTCCGTGAGCGGCGGCCGCCCGGCGGGATTCACCGCCACCTCGCTCAACTCCGTCTCCGCCGACCCTCCGCTGCTCTCCTTCACGATCGGCACCGGGTCCTCCAGCTGGCCCGCGATACGCGACTCCGAGCACGTCGGGGTCCACATACTCGGCGAGCACCAGCGGGAGCTCGCCGGACTGTTCTCCCGGACCGGGGCCGACCGTTTCGGTCCGGCCACCGACTGGGCCGCGGGACCGCACGGGGTGCCGCTGCTGGACGGCGTCCTGGCGTGGCTGGTCTGCCGGATCGTGGCCCGCGTACCGGCGGGCGCGCACCGGGTGATCATCGCGGAGGCGGTTGCCGGGGACCCCGCCGGGGAAGGCCGCCCCCTGCTCTACCACCAGGGACGCTTCAACGCGTTGCGGGACTGA